One Bacteroidales bacterium genomic window carries:
- a CDS encoding SPOR domain-containing protein — translation MEVGKYICQLLFEYDCVIIPDFGGFITNYKPAEINYSRNFFTPPSKDIVFNKTIIHNDGLLINYISHIENIDYNKVKEKLERYVEALYKKLHDKETIYFEELGSFYFDKYNKLQFKPEYLTNYLIDSYGLASFHFPSLENYTSEIRIDNKFKDMPPMKNFIRKKTTKRILISIPIIIALAVIPLKTDLFKNNNIDFSSLNPIKSPDTQKVVAITDTDTSVNIDNAIDKLTEKQNALLYKEKETEPEPEKPILIRYKYYLITGSFRNYEYAQNLHNKLTDDGYQSEVLEKENELYRVSISSFTNKNLALKELYKIRSEKEKDSVWLLKKELL, via the coding sequence TTGGAAGTAGGAAAGTATATTTGTCAATTATTATTTGAATATGATTGTGTAATAATACCTGATTTTGGTGGTTTTATTACAAATTATAAGCCAGCAGAGATAAATTATTCCCGCAATTTTTTCACACCTCCTTCAAAAGATATTGTTTTTAATAAAACCATTATTCATAATGACGGCCTTTTAATAAATTATATATCACACATTGAAAATATTGATTATAATAAAGTAAAAGAAAAACTTGAAAGATACGTTGAAGCATTATACAAAAAACTACATGATAAAGAAACTATATATTTTGAAGAATTAGGTTCTTTTTATTTTGATAAGTACAACAAGCTTCAATTTAAACCGGAATATTTAACAAACTACCTGATAGATTCTTATGGATTAGCATCATTCCATTTCCCTTCTCTTGAAAATTATACTTCAGAAATAAGAATTGATAATAAATTTAAGGATATGCCTCCAATGAAAAATTTTATAAGGAAAAAAACAACAAAAAGAATATTAATTAGTATTCCGATTATTATTGCACTTGCTGTTATTCCTTTAAAAACAGATTTATTTAAAAATAATAATATTGATTTTTCTTCACTAAATCCAATTAAAAGCCCAGACACTCAAAAGGTTGTGGCAATTACAGACACAGACACAAGTGTTAATATTGATAATGCTATTGATAAACTAACCGAAAAACAAAATGCATTATTATACAAGGAAAAGGAAACTGAACCGGAACCGGAAAAACCTATATTAATTAGATACAAATATTATTTGATAACCGGTAGTTTCCGTAATTATGAATATGCCCAAAACTTACATAATAAATTAACAGATGACGGATACCAATCGGAAGTATTAGAAAAAGAAAACGAACTTTACAGAGTTTCTATAAGTTCATTCACTAATAAAAATCTTGCTCTGAAAGAGTTATATAAAATCCGTTCTGAAAAGGAAAAAGATTCTGTTTGGTTGCTGAAGAAGGAATTGTTGTAA